One Halanaerobium hydrogeniformans genomic window, ACCGGTGTATTCCGTCATAAAGAGCAAGTTATGAAGCACATTGAAGCTGGAGCTAAAAAAGCTATTCTAACAGTTCCTGCGAAAGATGAAATTGATAACACAATTGTACTTGGTGTTAATGATGATGATCTGAAGGATGATGATCTGATTCTTTCTAATGCATCCTGTACTACTAATTGTCTGGCCCCAATGGCTAAAGCATTAAATGATGAGTTTGGTATCAAAAAAGCTCTAATTACTACTGTTCATGGTTATACAACAAGTCAGGCTATCTTAGATATGCCAGCTTCAAAAACTAGAAGAGGTAGAACAGCAGCTGAAAATATTATTCCAACTACAACTGGTGCTGCTATTGCTACAACTAAAGTACTGCCTGAATTAGAAGGCAAAATTGATGGTATGGCTATTCGTGTTCCTGTACCTAATGGCTCCTGTGTTGACGGAGTATTTACTTTAGAAAAAGATGTTACAGTAGAAGAAGTAAATGCAATGTTTAAAGAAAAAGCAGAAGGAGAAATGAAAGGTATCCTTGGCTATACAGAAGAAGAATTAGTTTCCAGAGATATTATGGGACAATTTGAATCTTCAATGATAGATGCTGAGTCCACTATGGTTGTTAATGGAAATATGGTAAAAGTTATTTCCTGGTATGACAATGAACTAAGTTATACCAATAGAGTTATTGACTTAGCTTTAAAAGTATAAATAATTAATACATTTATTTCAGGGTCAGGTTCGCCTGTCCCTGAAATTTTAATGTTAAGTAAATATAAAGGATTTTACTGAAGAATATAAGTGGAGGTGGATTTTAATGTACGATATTAATAAAAAAACATTAAAAGATATGGATTTTAAGGGCAAGAAAGTTTTAGTTAGGGTTGACTTCAATGTTCCGCTTAAAGAAGGTGAAGTGACAGATTCAACTAGAATCAAAGCTGCTCTGCCAACTATTGAATATTTAATTAGAGAAGAAGCAAAGGTGTTATTGATTTCTCATCTTGGGCGTCCTGGTGGAGAGGTAAATGAAGATCTCAGAATGGATGCAGTTGCTAAAGAATTGGCAAACCAATTAAATAAAGAGGTTAAAAAAGCTGATGACTGTATCGGTAAAGAAGTTAAAAAAGCTGCTAATAACCTTGAAAATGGTGAAGTGCTTTTACTGGAAAACAGTCGTTTTTATCCTGGTGAAAAAGCTAATGACCCAGAATTTTCAAAAAAACTGGCTTCTTTAGCAGATCTTTATGTAAATGATGCTTTTGGTGCAGCTCACAGAGCTCATGCTACAACAGTTGGAGTAACTGAATATTTACCATCTGCAGCAGGATTTCTAATGCAGAAAGAATTAAATGCTTTAGGAGAAGTAATGGCAGCTCCAGAAAGTCCTTTTGTTGCAATTATGGGTGGAGCAAAGGTTTCTGATAAAATCGATGTTATTAAAAATTTAATCAATAAAGTTGATATCTTAATCGTTGCCGGTGGAATTGCAAATACATTCTTATTGGCAAAAGGCTATGAAGTTGGAGATTCCCTGGTAGAAGCAGATAAAGTAGATCTTGCCAGAGAACTTATGGCAGAAGCCGAAGAAAAAGGTGTTAACATTGTACTTCCGATAGATGTTGTTATAGCTGATGAATTTTCCAATGATGCTGAAACTCAGGTTGTTAAAGTTGATCAAATTCCAGCCGGCTGGCAGGTATTAGATTGTGGTGGACCGGAAAGTTTAGAACAGTATAAAGAAATTATTAAAAATGCTAAAACTGTTATCTGGAATGGACCACTTGGTGTTTTTGAAATGGAGAAATTTGCCCATGGTACTGTTGAACTGGCAAAAGCTCTGGGTCAATCTGATGCTCATTCAGTAATCGGTGGAGGAGATTCTGCTGCAGCTATCAATCTTGCTGGAGTAGCAGATCAAATGGATCATATTTCTACAGGTGGTGGGGCTTCCTTAATGTTCTTCGAAGGAAAAGAACTACCTGGTGTAGTAGCATTAGATGAAATTGAATAATTAGACATTCCTTATAGAGGGGGAAATAAAATGCGTAAACCATTTATTTGTGGTAACTGGAAAATGAATAAAAATGTTGATCAGGCTAAAGATATGATAGAAAAACTAAAAGCTAAAGTTGCAGATGTAACAGAGGTCGAAATGGGAATCTGCCCAACTGCTCTTGCTTTAACTGCATTTAAAGAAGCTGCAGCAGGTAGTGATATTGTAACTGGAGCACAAAATATTTACTGGGAAGAATCCGGTGCTTATACTGGAGAAATTTCTGCGAAAATGTTAGCTGATAGTGAGATAGAATATACAATCATCGGTCACTCAGAACGCAGAGAAATATTCGGTGAAAGCGATTTTGAAGTAAATAAAAAGGTTCATGCTGCACTTGAAAATGGAGTAAAAGCAATTGTTTGTGTAGGTGAAACTTTAGAAGAAAGAAAAGCAGAAAAAATAGAAGCCAAGGTTAACTTTCAGGTAGATGCTGCTTTAGCTGGATTAAGCGAAGAAGAAATTGCCGAGGTAGTAATTGCCTATGAACCTATCTGGGCGATTGGTACAGGAGAAACTGCTTCTGCAGAAGAAGCAAATAGAGTGAT contains:
- the gap gene encoding type I glyceraldehyde-3-phosphate dehydrogenase encodes the protein MTKKVAINGFGRIGRGFLRLVEGRDVDMEVVAINDLVNVDNLAYLLKYDSVHGRFDGTVEVKDDNTLVVNGKEINVTAIKDPADLPWAEHNIDVAIEATGVFRHKEQVMKHIEAGAKKAILTVPAKDEIDNTIVLGVNDDDLKDDDLILSNASCTTNCLAPMAKALNDEFGIKKALITTVHGYTTSQAILDMPASKTRRGRTAAENIIPTTTGAAIATTKVLPELEGKIDGMAIRVPVPNGSCVDGVFTLEKDVTVEEVNAMFKEKAEGEMKGILGYTEEELVSRDIMGQFESSMIDAESTMVVNGNMVKVISWYDNELSYTNRVIDLALKV
- a CDS encoding phosphoglycerate kinase — encoded protein: MNKKTLKDMDFKGKKVLVRVDFNVPLKEGEVTDSTRIKAALPTIEYLIREEAKVLLISHLGRPGGEVNEDLRMDAVAKELANQLNKEVKKADDCIGKEVKKAANNLENGEVLLLENSRFYPGEKANDPEFSKKLASLADLYVNDAFGAAHRAHATTVGVTEYLPSAAGFLMQKELNALGEVMAAPESPFVAIMGGAKVSDKIDVIKNLINKVDILIVAGGIANTFLLAKGYEVGDSLVEADKVDLARELMAEAEEKGVNIVLPIDVVIADEFSNDAETQVVKVDQIPAGWQVLDCGGPESLEQYKEIIKNAKTVIWNGPLGVFEMEKFAHGTVELAKALGQSDAHSVIGGGDSAAAINLAGVADQMDHISTGGGASLMFFEGKELPGVVALDEIE
- the tpiA gene encoding triose-phosphate isomerase, whose amino-acid sequence is MRKPFICGNWKMNKNVDQAKDMIEKLKAKVADVTEVEMGICPTALALTAFKEAAAGSDIVTGAQNIYWEESGAYTGEISAKMLADSEIEYTIIGHSERREIFGESDFEVNKKVHAALENGVKAIVCVGETLEERKAEKIEAKVNFQVDAALAGLSEEEIAEVVIAYEPIWAIGTGETASAEEANRVIGIIRDHIRESYPQAAEKIRIQYGGSVKPHNVEEIMAQEEIDGALVGGASLKAESFSEIILKTEEIYK